One window of the Haloarcula halobia genome contains the following:
- a CDS encoding sensor histidine kinase gives MGNDGEHGSSDSGAGVSGSGSDGPLDSAGTRLDAFANRYVAKLALALLLVVLFVSTAGAVSYVQTYDDVSAEATENLEATTERRAASVGEWRATLEEQVRDYSVADVYGSGPEATTRYLHEAHATADGPVLALHYVDTSGPEHRVVASTESAAGETGAPRHADWHALVERVATNASATTTVGVSGTAYERDGSLVLSVASPVRNDSGVLVLVASAAEQRRLLRTGDDELPSMVLNGSGVPVFGADGATVDIPVADEKVERARRGIATTDHRGDTVLAYAPVGNTRWVAVTAAEASTLYDTARTVRSAVVLLVGTAVASLALVGVVIGRLTVTPLIELRRRTREMEQGNLDVDLETDRDDEVGRLFTSLSSMRDALREQIREAERARRAAERSNQKLERQNERLEQFASTLSHDLRNPLTVARGQVELLEAELASLEAADREALREHTESLERAHDRMEAIIEDVLTLAREGATVRDPSPVSLREAAEDAWATVDSEAATLTVTADRTVEADRSRLLRALENLFRNAVEHGGPDVSVEVGDRDDGFYVADDGPGIDEDAAGDVFDYGYTTSEAGTGLGLSIAETIAQAHGWRLYVDTTYAGGAMFVFADVTDGEDTADERFEWGGSGER, from the coding sequence ATGGGGAACGACGGGGAGCATGGGTCGTCCGACAGCGGGGCAGGTGTGAGTGGGTCGGGGAGTGACGGCCCTCTCGATTCGGCCGGCACTCGCCTGGACGCGTTCGCGAACCGCTACGTGGCGAAGCTCGCGCTCGCACTCCTGCTCGTCGTGCTGTTTGTCTCCACGGCCGGGGCAGTGAGTTACGTCCAGACCTACGACGACGTCTCGGCGGAGGCGACGGAGAACCTGGAGGCGACCACGGAACGGCGGGCGGCGTCGGTCGGCGAGTGGCGCGCGACGCTCGAAGAGCAGGTCCGTGATTACTCCGTCGCCGACGTGTACGGGAGCGGCCCGGAGGCGACGACCCGCTACCTGCACGAAGCCCACGCGACGGCGGACGGGCCGGTCCTCGCGCTTCACTACGTGGACACCTCCGGGCCCGAGCACCGCGTCGTGGCCAGCACGGAATCGGCCGCGGGCGAGACGGGCGCGCCACGGCACGCTGACTGGCACGCCCTGGTCGAGCGGGTAGCGACAAACGCCTCGGCCACCACGACGGTCGGCGTTTCGGGCACCGCATACGAACGCGACGGGTCGCTCGTACTGTCGGTCGCGAGCCCCGTCAGGAACGACTCCGGCGTGCTCGTGCTGGTCGCCAGCGCCGCGGAACAGCGCCGTCTCCTCCGGACGGGGGACGACGAGCTGCCGTCGATGGTGCTGAACGGGTCGGGCGTCCCGGTGTTCGGGGCCGACGGGGCGACCGTGGACATCCCGGTCGCCGACGAGAAAGTCGAACGGGCGCGACGCGGGATCGCGACGACCGACCACCGCGGCGACACGGTGCTGGCCTACGCTCCGGTGGGCAACACGCGCTGGGTGGCCGTCACCGCCGCCGAGGCGTCGACCCTCTATGACACCGCCCGGACCGTCCGGAGCGCAGTGGTGCTGCTCGTCGGGACGGCCGTGGCCTCGCTCGCGCTCGTCGGCGTCGTCATCGGCAGACTGACGGTCACGCCACTGATCGAACTCCGGCGACGGACCCGCGAGATGGAGCAGGGGAACCTAGACGTCGACCTCGAGACCGACCGCGACGACGAGGTCGGGCGCCTGTTCACGTCGCTTTCCAGCATGCGCGACGCCCTCCGCGAGCAGATCCGCGAGGCAGAGCGGGCCCGGCGGGCGGCCGAGCGGTCGAACCAGAAGCTGGAACGGCAGAACGAGCGACTGGAACAGTTCGCCTCGACGCTCTCGCACGATCTCCGCAACCCGCTGACGGTCGCCCGCGGACAGGTCGAACTCCTCGAGGCGGAACTGGCGTCCCTCGAGGCGGCCGACCGGGAGGCGCTCCGGGAGCACACCGAGTCGCTCGAACGCGCCCACGACCGGATGGAAGCGATAATCGAGGACGTGCTGACACTGGCCCGCGAGGGGGCGACCGTCCGGGACCCGTCGCCCGTCTCGCTTCGCGAGGCCGCCGAGGACGCCTGGGCGACCGTCGACAGCGAGGCGGCGACGCTCACCGTCACGGCCGACCGGACCGTCGAGGCCGACCGCTCGCGGTTGCTCCGCGCGCTCGAGAACCTCTTCCGGAACGCCGTCGAGCACGGCGGCCCGGACGTCTCGGTCGAAGTCGGCGACCGCGACGACGGGTTCTACGTCGCCGACGACGGCCCCGGCATCGACGAAGACGCGGCCGGAGACGTCTTCGACTACGGGTACACGACCAGCGAGGCGGGGACGGGCCTGGGGCTCTCTATCGCCGAGACCATCGCGCAGGCTCACGGCTGGCGCCTGTACGTGGATACCACCTACGCGGGCGGGGCGATGTTCGTCTTCGCGGACGTGACCGACGGCGAGGACACCGCCGACGAGCGGTTCGAGTGGGGCGGATCGGGCGAGCGGTGA
- a CDS encoding MgtC/SapB family protein — translation MGLQLGAIPLDTAVLRISLAAALGMFLGLEREWSHKSAGIRTFALFSLLGVVFTIVGNETLLALGGVLVIVHGVLLAVEGLVTGEEESLALTTSVSLLVSYGIGVLVANDYILEGVVVTVFSSLLLVLKRELHGFAWGLSRTELRSATEFAILAFVVFPLLPHEPVTLPGPLSEVTLELRVIWLMVVFVAGIGIVNYAIVQSYGGRGIVVTGFFGGFASSTAVVGTMLDHVDQHPAAATYALAAILLADAAMAFRNLLIALVFTLQGRMLLAALVPLVAIVVGTVAVATYTADWSETVEMHLESPFSLRNALVFGGIFLVVVVVGGVASTRFGSAGLAVTSAVTGLVSSAGATTSAVLLYRAGEIGKQTAMVSILAATAASVLVKAALTATGPDRRLARRVALWSVAVLAVAGLSAVVLLV, via the coding sequence AACGCGAGTGGTCGCACAAGTCCGCCGGCATCCGGACCTTCGCCCTCTTCAGCCTGCTGGGCGTGGTCTTCACTATCGTCGGGAACGAGACGCTGCTGGCCCTGGGCGGCGTGCTCGTCATCGTCCACGGTGTCCTGCTGGCCGTCGAGGGACTGGTGACCGGCGAGGAGGAGAGCCTGGCGCTGACGACGTCCGTCTCGCTTCTGGTCTCCTACGGCATCGGCGTCCTCGTCGCCAACGACTACATCCTGGAGGGCGTCGTCGTCACCGTGTTCTCCTCGCTGTTGCTCGTGCTCAAGCGGGAACTGCACGGGTTCGCCTGGGGGCTGAGTCGGACCGAGCTGCGCTCGGCGACCGAGTTCGCCATCCTGGCGTTCGTGGTCTTCCCCCTCCTGCCCCACGAACCGGTGACTCTGCCGGGACCACTCTCCGAGGTCACCCTCGAGCTCCGCGTCATCTGGCTGATGGTTGTGTTCGTCGCCGGCATCGGCATCGTCAACTACGCCATCGTCCAGTCGTACGGCGGGCGGGGCATCGTCGTCACCGGATTCTTCGGCGGCTTCGCCTCCTCGACGGCCGTGGTCGGCACGATGCTCGACCACGTCGACCAGCATCCGGCCGCGGCCACGTACGCGCTCGCGGCCATCCTGCTGGCCGACGCGGCGATGGCGTTCCGGAACCTCCTCATCGCGCTTGTCTTCACCCTCCAGGGGAGGATGCTCCTCGCCGCCCTCGTCCCGCTGGTGGCCATCGTCGTCGGGACGGTGGCCGTCGCGACCTATACGGCCGACTGGTCGGAGACGGTCGAGATGCACCTCGAGAGTCCCTTCTCGCTCCGGAACGCACTCGTGTTCGGCGGGATCTTCCTCGTGGTCGTCGTCGTCGGCGGCGTGGCCAGCACGCGGTTCGGGTCGGCGGGACTGGCGGTGACCTCGGCCGTCACCGGCCTGGTCTCGAGCGCGGGCGCGACCACCTCGGCGGTCCTGCTCTACCGGGCCGGCGAAATCGGCAAGCAGACTGCGATGGTCTCGATACTGGCCGCGACGGCCGCGAGCGTCCTCGTCAAGGCCGCGCTCACGGCGACCGGGCCCGATCGACGACTGGCCCGACGGGTCGCTCTCTGGAGTGTGGCCGTCCTCGCGGTGGCCGGGCTGTCGGCCGTCGTGTTGCTCGTCTGA